Within the Candidatus Acidiferrales bacterium genome, the region TGAGTTATCTGCTCCTGCGCGGGCGTTGTCGAAAATGCGGCGCGCGCATTTCGCCTCTCTACCCGGCGGTGGAGCTGGCGGCTGGCATCCTGTTTCTGCTTGGCTACTGGTCCTACGGGCTGAGCTGGTTGCTGGTCAAAAACCTGCTTTTCTTCTCCCTGATGCTGGTGCTGATCTTCACTGACTTGTTGGAA harbors:
- a CDS encoding prepilin peptidase, whose amino-acid sequence is MIAAFCFVFGLVIGSFLNVCIRRLPQGRSIVRPGSHCRACGAVIRAWDNIPLLSYLLLRGRCRKCGARISPLYPAVELAAGILFLLGYWSYGLSWLLVKNLLFFSLMLVLIFTDLLE